The window GCTTCTCGTAGACGAGCTTTACCCGGAGATGTAGGTCTTGCCAGAGAGGAACTCGTCGAGGGACTTGAGGCCCAACTCCGTGTGGAGATTTGTCGAGGAACTCGTCGAGGGCGAGCACTGAGCATAGTGAGCAGCGTCGAGCAGAGACAGAGAGGAAGTGTGAAATGAAAGTGGCAACTGAGACAAGGGTAAATTAATTTAGGGCTTAAcctaaccggttccggttcctagaAAAGGGGAACTGGGAACCAGAATCGGTCAATTAAAAATCgagaaccacgctcacccctagttgcaTGTTCCTCTCGTCTTGATCTGACGGAGCCCTAGCATTCTGatgcttattttctttcttcagttCGACTCTTTGGACAAGGGATTGTTGGAGTAGCTTGCCCACTTGTGAACTCTTCTCACGCTGCTGGTGTTTGGACCTTTTCCTCATAGGAGCTATTGCCCTGAATTGTGTTGCTGCTTGCTCTCGAATGGACCGCTCGGTTAATGAAGATGAGGCTCGCTTTGCTGCCCTGTGTACTCGACTGGGCTGTCTCTGGTCAGAACAGCaaatagaaatttgggatgaaGCAGCTCCAAGTGATAAAATAGAGGAATGCCGATTGATCTTGGTGGGTAAGATTCTCACTAATCCATTAGTTAATTTTCAAGCGTTTCAAAAAACTATGAAACGAGCTTAGCGCACTGACCAAGTGGATATTTCCCAAGGCGAAGCTGGACTATATGTTGTGAGGTTTaaatcaaaagaggaaaaacagaGAATATTGGAGAATGAACCTTGGCTATTCGCCAATCACTTGGTCATTTTAAAAACCTAGACACCAAACACACCTCTGCACTGCTATGATTTTAACACCTACACTTTTTGGGTTCAAGTATTTGGCTTACCTTTGGAACGGTGTACTGAAACTATGATTAGTAAAGCGGTGAGACATGTAGGTAGGGTGCTGAACTTCAAAATCGAGCATAAGGATGGTACAACTCTTAGAGCTGGGAAGGCACGAGTGGAGATCAATATATACTAGCCACTTAAAATAGGGCAACTAATCAAATTGGAAGGGAAGAATATTTGGTTAGATTTTCGATATGAAAGGTTGTCTCACTATTGTTATTCCCGTGGCAAACTTGGTCACTATGCAATGTATTGTAAAGATTTCCCTTTTGATGAAAGCAAAATGGAAGGAAAGGATAATATGTTTTATGGTCAATGGCTCCGAGTAGAGGTTTAGGAACACAGTCCCTTTTGGCGTTCCTTTTATGAGCCTAACCACCCTCAGGAGGATTCTAACGAGAGTGTCCCGGAAACTCCTCAGCTTGCCTTTGTTATGATTCTCGCTCAAGATCTACCTATTTTGGTTTCTACGGACCAACCACGAAAAACCAAAGACAAACAGATCATGGAGTTACCCATTGCAATCAACTTATTACAGCTGCGAAACTGATCCAATGGCAACCTTTAGTTGCGGATTCATCGAGATTTGAAGCCGACTTTGAAAAGTTCCCTGCACATCAGCAGCAAGTTAAAATCACGGAAGCGGCAACGGGTTCCTTCAAATCCAAGAAAGTAAAAAGCACACGTTTGAATCTAAGATCAGGTCCCATCAAGAAAGCAAAAAGGTTCAACACATATAAATTACGAACTCAGCTACAAGAGGGGCTTGATGAATCTCATTTGCAAGAGACTCCCATCCTTGAGGCAAAAGATCCCGAAtgttgggctttggtggctgccCTAAAAAACTAccaagttggaattgtcagggtttgagcaatcccctgacagttcaaaCTCTAAAGGTCTTAGTGACCCATGAAAAACccaatattttgtttttgatggagactAAAAATCAAGAAGGGAAGCTTCTTCGCCTTCAGAAGCAATTAAGATATAATAATAGCTTTATAGACAATCCTATCGGCTTGGCTGGTGATTTAGCGGTATTCTGGAATGATAGTGTTTCTTTGATAGTGGACCATCATTCCTCGGCTTTTCTTGATTTGATATGCACAGATTTGGACTATGGCTTAACAATGCGCCTTACCTGTTTACATGCACCAGCAGTATACCAACTCAAACAAAGTCTATGGGCAGAAATTAGAAAGATTAGTCATTGTAACACTTTACCTTGGCTGTGTGCAAGtgactttaatgaaatattGTATCCTTGGGAGAAAGTAGGGAAGCGTCCTATAGAACCTCACCGTATGTACTCCTTCCATGAACTCCTAAATGATTGCTCTTTGATGGACTTGGGCAGCAAAGGTTGTGCATTCACATGGATTAATAATCAAAATGGAGAGGACATTGTAAAAGAAAGATTGGATAGAATGTTATGTTCCCTGATGTTGAAGTCTTTGCATTACCAGCTCTTGGATCCAACCACAGCCCGCTCCTGTTATCAATCAAAGCTACACGAATCAAAAGACGAAAAGCTTTTACTTTAAAAGCTTATTGGTTACAGGACCAAGAGTGTTGCTCTATAATTGCAGACTCATGGGCTTCTTTTCAAGTTGGAACAGTGACGTTACCTCATAAGTTAAAGGCTGTTTCTGTTACTCTCACAAGTTGGAGCCGATCCAAATTTACCAATGCTAGACATCATATCAATTCCCTTAAGCATCAGCTTCAAATTTTAACTAATCAACCCAATAGTCAATACGACAAGTAACTGGTTACTAGCTTGCGAGAGAAAATCCATAAGTTATGGCAACATGAGGAACAATTTTGGGCAATGCGATCAAGAGTCAACTAGCTCAAATGGGTGGACAAGAATACGAAGTTTTTCCATGCTACAACTATTCAAAGAAGACAGTGCAATAGGATAAGCATGCTGCAAGATGATCAGCATCTTTGGGTTCGTGACCCGACCCACCTCAAGGAGATGACCTCTCAATTTTTTAGGAACTTATACACATCAGCAGGGCATCGTGACTACGGGCATGTTCTAGCACAATGCAATCCTGTGGTGACAATGGAAATGAATTGTAACCTTGTTGCAGAAATCACTAGAGAGGAAGTTCGGATTGCAACTTTTCAATTAGGGGAAGCAAAAGCTCCGGGTCATGATGGCTTGAATGGTTAGTTTTATAAATCTCATTGGGATATTTTACAGGAAGATATTTTCTCTACTGTGCAGGAATTTTTCAACTCCTGAGTGATGCTACCTGAATATAATAGGACATTTATAGCACTGATTCTTAAAATCTCTCACCTAAAACGACTTGATCAATTCAGACCAATCAGCCTTTGCAATCTTATTTACAAAATTATATCGAAGGTCCTAGCCAATCGACTCAACCCCTAGTCACTTGAGCTGATAACGACGGAATAGAGTGCTTTTGTCAGTGGCAGtcaattcaagacaatattctTGTGGTTCAAGAAGTGCTTCATTAACTCAggataaggaaaaggaaaaatacgtTTCAAGCAGTTCTTAAGCTAGTTATGCAAAAGGTCTACGATTGGGTGGAATAGAATTTTCTAAAAGACTATCTCCTGCAGCTTGGATTTCATTCTCATTGGGTACAATGGGTGTTGCAATGTATAACTATGGTCTCTTTGAGTGTCAAGTTTAATGGAGAACCTCTACCCTACTTTCATCAGACTAAGGGTCTAAGGCAAGGTGACCCTCTATCTTTGTACCTATTTATCCTGATAGCTAACGTTCTCTCTACTCTTATCAGTCAAGTAGTGGACATGGGAAATCTTAAAGGTATTAAATTAAATCGGTAGTGTCTTACCCTGTCTCATCTTTTTTTCGCAAATGATGTCATATTCTTCTTAGAAGGCAAACTCCTGGAATGTCATAATTTAGCTAATGTACTAAATCAATATTGCCTAGCTATAGGACAAGCAATTAATCGAAACAAATCTGGCATGTTCTTTAGCAAGGATTGTCCTACCAACCTACAAGAGAATTTGGCTAGAGAATTTAGAGTCCTTGTGTTAGAAAAGACTGGCAAGTATCTTGGTATACCTTCAGATTGAGGGAAATCAAAACGGGAAATGTTCGCTTGGATTCTAGGTCAAGTAcattccaagttggaagggtggaaAGAAAAGCTTATTTTCAAAGGGGGTAAGGAAGTTTTAATCAAAACAGTCGTTCAAGCACTCCCGCAATATGTAATGTCTACTTTTAAAATCTCTGTGTCAATATGCAAATCAATAGAACAGAAAATTGCTAGGTTTTGGTGGCAAACCAGCAACAGCAAGTTCGGCATCCACTGGAAGAATTGGGATACTCTTAAGAGTCGGAAAGATAATAGGGGTTTGAGTTTTCGTGATCTTATTGTGTTTAATAAGGCTTTACAAGGTAAATAGGCATGGCGGCTATTACAGCATCCTTCCTCCTTATGGAGTAGACTATTCAAAGGATTGTACTATCATTCTCAAGATTTTTGGCAagttgcaaaaggaaaaaggccctcttggggatggcagagtatACTAGTAGGCCAGGAATCAATTGAAGATAAGATCCAATGGTCTGTTGGTgacaaacaaataataaaaatccaagAGGATAGATGGCTTGCTAAGGGTGTTATTGGTGGGCCTGCACCTAGAGGCGAACCAAAAAAGTGGTTGATTTTATTGTCTCGGACCAAAATGCTTGGAATACTTCCCTTCTTCGCTAGAGTTTTGATAACCAaattgtagaataaattctctCTATTCCAATTCGACCACAGTGCACTAATGATAGGCTAATATGGAGGGGAAAGCTAAATGGCATGTTTACGGTGAAGAGTTGCTACAATTCTATCATATCACAACACAATAGAAACAACCAAAACCATGCTTCTTCATCTTTCCAAGTCCCTCGCAAACTGTGGAATGGAATCTGGAATATGAATACTACCCCTAAATTACGATCCTTCATGTGGTCTGTATGCAACAATGCATtggcaacaaaagaaaatctccaCAATAGACACATTTTATCAGATCCGGTATGTTGTATGTGCAATGATCAGGTCCTAAAAACAATAGAACATCTATTCTTGTTATGTCCTTGGACACATGCTATTTGGTCTCACACGCTAGTTAACATCACAATACATTTTTGTGGAGTTCATTGGATAGAAACTTGGTTGGCAGACTTATTAGAAAACAAAGACGGCTTATCAAATTTGGAGACTATTGCATCCATTCTTTGGCAGATCTAGAAAGCCCGCAATAATTTCGTCTTTTGCCAGCAAGGCCAAACTCTGAGCAGGTGGTGCAAGCGGCCCTAGCAAACATCAGGTCCAGTCGATGCTACAATGGGATGAAGCCGAAATAGGGCTCGCAACATTTAGAACTAGATCAACGATGGCATCCACCAAATCCGGGAGTGTTATAAGTTAACATAGATGCTACTTACCCATCTGCCCTCAATGAAGCTTCGGTGGCATGCGTGTGCCAGGACTCCTTCGGCATCCTGATCGACGGGTTCACAAGAACCATTATTGCCTCCTCAGCCATGTAAGCAGAGATGCTCGCCCTTTATCTCACTCTTCAATTTCTACCGCAGCAAGGGAAATCCACAGATCAAATGGTGCTGGAATTTGCTGCTCAGTTCTTGTGGAAGCCCTCCATAACCCTAACCTGACGCCTTGGGAGAACGGAGTCCTTTTCGATGACTGCATGACACTTTTGCTATGTTTCCCTAATTTGCAGGTTCGACACTGCAAACGAGAAGCAAACATTGTTGCCAACCGGGTCGCCAAAGCCCATGGGGCCTCTTTACTTCCTTCTATGCctatttctcctcctctttatCTGCTAGATCTTATGTACTCGGATATCCTACTGAACGATTCCACTACTTTGCGTTATTAATATAACTACCGTTttagaccccaaaaaaaaaaaaaaaaaactcttccaaTCTGGTCGATGAGGAAATGCTTATCAAAATTTGgacatcaaattaaaaataagggctacgtttggtcatccgGATTTCTAATTGGGATATgattggataggatatgatatgaaatttttagattttcttatGTCCTGTCCACTATTTGATGAATTGCATTATTAAAAttagatatattcacatcatatcatgtatattttttattttattttatataaatggcatatcattataaatgaacctaaatgttcataaacggagatggtgaaaatctctcttaacactattccttaatttatttttattttattttcctcttttttatattattttttttatttctttgttccctttcatcattttttaataaaattttattaaatagtaaacaggtactaacatacctaaaatacaaaaatacctaaaatatataataaatataaatatttaatatatagattgaatgtttattataagatataattaaagttgaatatataaattaaaataagattttttattttttattttaatttcttaaatgagaattcaatgttatttatattgaaatataatttgaattttgttaatttaataaatttgttattcgagaacaataactttcatattatgaatattagaaatcatatccatttttatctcacctcctccatgggataattttatcttgtctaTATCTttcttatatccgactttatcctgtCCTAAGCGAGCACCAAACATGGGATATAATAAATCAGATCATATTCCGAATTTTACTCCGACTACAAAACGCAGCCTTAGTGCTTCCCTCGAATTGAGAAATTAGCTTGAAATTGACTTATAAATAGTACTCCAGCCCTttgttttaccaaaaaaatggTACTCTAGCCCTTTGCAAAGGAAATTGAATCCCAACTTTTTCGAAGGGTACATCTATGTTATCATTTATTTCAATACAATCCACGTTGGTCTAATGACATCCATGCAACCCAATTTTAGATGATTAACTACGGGAGGTCTGTCGAGAaaagaattttgatttcttaattaAGCCTAGAATAAATCAACCACATTGTAAAATCAAGATTAAAGGTCACTAAAAAcctcaaaataacaaaaaatcattttttatgaaatttatttttaaaatgggttattttttatttgtttgatggtttagaaaaaatgatttcctctgtACAAGAAGGAAGAATTGTTTTCTACCAGTTTGAACTTATTATTTTCAACCCATGAAAGGTATTTTTCGtagatcaattaatttttcgtcaaccaaacacccaaaaatggaaaacaatttCCTAGAGATAATTATCCTTCAAATCAAACGCACCCCAAACTTCCCTGATTTTAATGAAACAAAATGTGAAGGTGGCTACTATGCAGGATCAtctatgggaaaaaaaaaaaaaatattcgatTGCCAAAAATAAATCAGATTTTTTTCATACTGCTAGATGTATAGGAGCAGCATTAGTTTCTCTTGCTTTAGTTTCAAACAAAGCAAGAGTGCAAAACAAGACATACCCACCAATCCAAGCATCATGTTACAGCGGACCATCAAATGCCTGATATTTCAAGCGAAGACACGAGACATGGACAGAGTTTGTTGCAGGAGAACCAGCAGGCGTAGCACTCGAGCCAGTAGACTTGTATTCCCTTGGCctcccaaaatttttaaaataataataataataatcataaaaCAGCATACCTGTTAGTGCTTTAGAAGAATTCAGAGAGTGAGGACTAGCTACAGATTTCTACATAAAATCACCAGATTGAGGACCAAGCGAAGAACAGGCCAAATGATGATGTAGCAGAAGAATTAGCTTCATCCATAGGATTGCCAGAAATATTAAGACTAAATAAGTGCagaaaaccttttagaaattTAGATGAGGATGAAACTGAGAAATTATGATTTTGAACAATCACTTTCTCCTCTAAATCAAGCATCTCCTCAAGTACATCATAACACTGTAGGAGGTTCATTTATACTCAGCTTTAAAACGTCACCATCAAATCTTTGTTTGAGAATCGAAACCTTCCCTAGGTATTGGAGGTACAGAAAATTCCACTAAGCTTTCCAGAGGAATTCGACTTCATTGGAAGAACCACACTTATAAAATCACAGGAATTCTATCACAATTTTAGATCCAAATACCTCTTTAGCACACAAAACTGCATCATCTATCCTGGATCTATCCATATGCAAAGGAGTCCTGAATGAAAGGATTTAATTTTGCTTTTGATTTCTACCAGTATAAATGACATGGACCCCAAACTACCCGGCCCAATACCTTCAAACCCTTAACCACCAGGCTGAGTGCTCGGTACAGTCCCATAAGCATTTTCTTCAGTAAGATCCACAGAGACAACTTTACAACAGCGCAGTAGATTTCAAAAGTAGGTTGCCCAGTGGTAGTAGGAAATTGTCGATAGTTTAAGTCCAATCTCTAACTGCAGAACCAGGAAATTTAGAAATATAACAAACCACTTTCCCAGTTAATCACTTCTACAGGACCGTCTTGACTCCACAAAATTTGCTAAGGATGAATCCAACCAACATGAACTCAACAACGAAGCAATTGTCCAACAACACATGAATCCCATTGTTCAACTCCCTCATTTATCACCGGTTGAGAAAGTTTAAAAACCTCCTCCCATGACGAAGCTCCGGAGAGAGATAACACAGTTTAGAAGTGGCAACAGGGATATCACTAAATATCTCGATCCAGGAAACGCACGAGTATTCAATATCACAGCAGAAGAATAACATACACTCCAGGAAATTAAACCAGATGAAAGAACATAATGAGTGTGATTCCTCAAAGTCTTGGGTTATGATCATCACAAAAATGAAGTGAGAAATTCGTAGTTGTTGAAGCAATGAGTTGTGCATTCTGAAACTTAATTTGAAGAATCAGGACATTCCAAGGTATGTCTTCTGAAAAAGAGAGGATTTGGAATAATTGAATTCACATAAAAATCAGGAAAATCCGACGAAGGTTGACTGCTAAGAGTGGACtacaagcaatttttttttagctagATTCACTCAATCAGGCTTGTTGgcagccaaatttgatggaaaaaccTTAAATCCTGCCATTGAGagaagtttttctttctagAGGCTCAGCAGGAGAAACTTCATATACACTCATCCAAAACTGCTACCTTctcatgtttcattttttttaagccATAATAATTATTAACTTGCCATCGTAAGTTTCCAAATAAGAATTCATGAAGCATAGCGGTGCCACATATACATTATTGAATTCCACAAAGGACTAAAGATACCACTCGCTCATGGCATGACAGCCCAAAGAGAGACAAGAAAATATCTTGATAATTAGCCTAACGGCTAGCAGATATAAGGGAAactagaaaataaatcaaaaaccATTCCCGATCTGTCAATCGCGGTTCAACTATCAGATTCAAAGAGACAGTGAAAGGGTAATCATCAGAAAACCAGATCCATTCAAAAGGGATAGAGCCTACATATAGACATAGAGGGATGTAGGGCATAGAATGCGGAAGGAGGTCAATGCTACAAACCCACCTTCACAAGAAAAACGaaacaattggaggaagaaCAAATTGAGAGAACCAGATAAAAAGTGCACTATCAATAAAAGACGCACCAATAACTTGACATAATAATCAAAGCAACAGACAATTTCTTTACATTAACATAAGTAGAATAACTTCCCCTGGACGAAACTCAGACATATACAATCCAAGAGTTGATCCATTTATCTAAGACCATCGATTGCTCGAAAGACAGGACCAAATGCTATGGGCTTGACTCTGAGGCCACATGACAAAGCAATCAAGGAAAGTGGAATGGCAAACATCTGTGTGTCACGCTATAATGCACAGGAAGGAAGACCAAACAAAGAAGTGAACAATGGCAAGTGAACCTATTGAAATGGAATACAATTACATGGCAAGCATAAAAATACATAGTGTTCCAACAATTCTTCCAAACTAAGGGATAGTGGATAAAACAGATtgcaaagcaaaacaaaaaaaaacagtagGCAAGCAGGTATGAAAGAGAAGACTTTCAGCTCAGTTAAGAAATATTGGCATTCAAGACACCAGAAGCCAGGGGAAACTGCTGTTTTAACCCTCCAAAATAGTTGGCTCCCTATTTATAGTCCTAATAATTATCTTGATATGCAAAGattacaaaggaaaaaaaatccaatgtGACATGATAAAATTGTTCAACGAAAAACTAAACATCTGAGAAGAGTAGGCTAGTGTAAAATGTTCACGTTTGAAATGTTAACACGAAAGACATAAATCATTCATATTCTCTGGCTTTTTCAGTGCCAGACCAAATAGTAAAGAAGCAACAAAATTCGGACATTGTCATTGACGAATGcacatttttattgaaattggaCAGAGACTATGTACAACAGCTGACATGAACTCCACATCAGTCCAGCTAATTGTAGTATTGACAGAAGGCAAATCCTGTAGATATTCCTCGTACTCAGTACCAGTTGCAGCCGCTAAGGAATAGCTGACATACAGAGAAATACATATTAATGAACAAGTTACAGCCGCTATTCTGCTTTCAATGCACCGGTCCCTTATTTCCAATCAAGCATGTCTAGGAGCCAGAGTACCTCTTCCTTGGAGTTTGCCGCATCACAGAAGTCCACTTCGATACCAAAAACATCAATTACACCCTCATTTTGATCCTTGTCCATAAAGAGCAAGGAAATCCATGCTCGAGTATTAGAAATGAAAGGATAGAGAGGAGAAAAGTCGAGGTATTCATATGCCATGAACCTATTTGATGTTCGATCTGTATAGCCAAAATCCGAGTTATTGATGATGCAAGCAACTCTGTCAGAATCCTTGCGTCTTGCGAGCACCGACACAGTCAGGTTTTGGCTGAAAGCCACAGTGAATCTTGGTTCTACAGGTAGCGTCATCTTGTACTGAGGACAGTCTAGGTGAAGCCTAATCCCTTCACTCACTCCGGGAGGTAGGTTCTTTATTCCGGCCTCAAGAATAGGGCCTGGGACCACTTCTGAGAAGATCAAATTATCCTCAGTCCACATGTCGATAAAGAATTCCAAGTCCTCGAAGCAAAGCCGCGGGGGAAGGAGCGCTTGCCGTTGCTGGCGTCTGTGGAATGTTTGATATAGTTTGTAATAGGTTACCCGAAACGAGTTCGGTCGTTTGCAAATCGAAGGCCATCTTCTGGCACATAGGCACTTCCAAAAGTAATCATCTTTGGCTATCTCTCTCCATTGCTTACACACAACCATACAAGAAGCCAGGTCCGTGCCatccagaaaaggaaaaacggCCTTCAGAACTTCATCAAACGACGACATCTCGGCAATAGCAAAGCAGCAGCTCGTTCACCAACTGcagcataaacaaaaacaagagcACGGCTAAGACAAACAAATCCAGTGGTCCGTCAATGTCCTAGGTGCCTCTCAGACCGAAGGGTTACCAGAAACCGCTATCACCCACTACCTAAGATCTGATCTAAATCATAATCATCCTGTCAGAGATAAAGATAGCCGCCAATCTTGAAATGGGTCGATGAAGAAAACCGAGGAATTCAACCAAGTTAACCCAGAAAACGAAAAAGTCAAGCAAATGGACCGTAAATTCAGGAAACCAAGATCGGATCAGGGAGAAAATTCGCAATTTTCAAGACTCACTCTCGAATCGGCGAAAATCCTGCGATCCAATCGAAATCGAAACCCGTCGGGCGTCGTTGGTGAGAGCTTGGCCCCGAATTCGAAATGCACGAACTGGGCAACCGGATTTCATCGAAGAGAGATTCAGAACGTCGCTACGGAGGTCGATATTGCGGACAAatcagagggaagaagaagggataaaAGATTGTTTTTCTTTGGGGCCCGGCGAAGAGGCCGATGGTTTTTCTACGACGTCGCATAAACGGAGCGTCGGCCCATGAAGACCGGGATGAGATTTATGACCATCTGAGCCTGCGGTCCACTCACGTAACAAAATTGGCTTTGGAGACTCGACGAGACTTTCCATTCTATtaggaaaattccaaagtttttttttttttggtaaccgagAACTCCATCATGGACCCTCTGTGTCCGAACGGGGCCTGAGAGCCGGGCCCCTATACCTCGAAGGAGACTAGTCCAGCAATCCACCGCCAGGGCCTCCACTTAAATCGCTAGTAACTGTAGGTTTCGAACCCTCAACTGCGATGAGGAAGGGACTCTCAACTAACACAA of the Eucalyptus grandis isolate ANBG69807.140 chromosome 10, ASM1654582v1, whole genome shotgun sequence genome contains:
- the LOC104422022 gene encoding F-box protein At5g39250 yields the protein MSSFDEVLKAVFPFLDGTDLASCMVVCKQWREIAKDDYFWKCLCARRWPSICKRPNSFRVTYYKLYQTFHRRQQRQALLPPRLCFEDLEFFIDMWTEDNLIFSEVVPGPILEAGIKNLPPGVSEGIRLHLDCPQYKMTLPVEPRFTVAFSQNLTVSVLARRKDSDRVACIINNSDFGYTDRTSNRFMAYEYLDFSPLYPFISNTRAWISLLFMDKDQNEGVIDVFGIEVDFCDAANSKEEVLWLLDMLDWK